One stretch of Wolbachia endosymbiont of Armadillidium arcangelii DNA includes these proteins:
- the rmuC gene encoding DNA recombination protein RmuC — protein sequence MLLNSIVLVLSLLLFLYIISRKNRKLSEKSANLESNLCRVERELQEAKQTLLNKGEEIVDLKVRNAELEVTLQKEREEKKKEIELLTKAEERLTNTFKALSLDALQVNNNNFLNLAKEVIDNKLKETESDFKKRQATINEVVMPIKEKLEKFDSEIRDLEKERVGAYEGLREQIGALMSQTSNLANALRKPHIRGKWGEMQLKRVVEMAGMIEYCDFFTQASVIDKNEDNLLRPDLIIKMPSGKQIIIDAKVPLDSYMDAMSQNDLQIQREKLKNHSLAIKKHINDLGRKEYWNQFENTPELVVLFLTGEGVFSAALECEPALIEIGIEKKVIIATPITLIALLRAVAYGWKQEMIAENAKKISELGHILYERICTMGENFDNLRRSLKSAVDHYNKTAGSLEARVLPAAREFNKLGIHAKNKELAAAKELESLPRSLHAEGLKVD from the coding sequence ATGCTTCTCAATTCTATAGTTCTTGTTCTCTCCTTATTACTATTTCTCTATATCATTTCAAGAAAGAATAGAAAGCTAAGTGAAAAATCAGCAAATCTTGAGAGTAATTTATGTAGAGTGGAGCGTGAGCTTCAAGAGGCAAAGCAAACTTTACTGAATAAGGGTGAAGAGATAGTTGATTTGAAAGTGAGGAATGCAGAGCTTGAAGTAACTCTGCAAAAAGAGCGTGAGGAAAAGAAAAAGGAAATAGAATTACTGACAAAAGCAGAGGAGAGACTCACAAACACTTTTAAAGCACTTTCTCTTGATGCTTTGCAGGTAAATAATAATAATTTTCTGAACTTAGCAAAGGAAGTAATAGATAATAAACTAAAAGAAACAGAAAGTGACTTCAAAAAAAGGCAAGCAACAATCAACGAAGTTGTAATGCCAATAAAAGAAAAATTAGAAAAATTCGATAGTGAAATACGTGATCTAGAGAAAGAGAGGGTAGGGGCCTACGAAGGTTTAAGGGAGCAAATTGGAGCATTAATGAGTCAAACCTCTAACCTTGCTAACGCCCTGAGGAAACCTCACATTAGGGGCAAGTGGGGTGAAATGCAACTCAAAAGAGTAGTAGAAATGGCGGGAATGATTGAATATTGCGATTTTTTTACTCAAGCCTCAGTAATTGATAAAAATGAGGACAATTTGTTACGTCCTGATTTAATAATAAAAATGCCATCTGGAAAGCAAATAATAATAGATGCTAAAGTACCACTTGATTCTTATATGGATGCTATGTCACAAAATGATTTGCAGATACAAAGGGAAAAATTGAAGAATCATTCTCTGGCAATAAAAAAACATATAAATGATCTAGGTAGAAAGGAATATTGGAACCAATTTGAAAATACGCCAGAGCTTGTGGTGCTTTTCTTAACAGGAGAAGGGGTTTTCAGTGCAGCACTGGAATGTGAGCCAGCTTTGATAGAAATTGGAATAGAAAAAAAAGTGATTATTGCAACACCGATCACTTTAATCGCGCTGCTTAGGGCAGTAGCCTATGGATGGAAGCAAGAAATGATAGCCGAAAATGCGAAAAAAATAAGTGAACTAGGCCATATTTTATATGAGCGAATCTGCACGATGGGTGAAAACTTTGACAATTTACGCAGGAGCTTAAAAAGCGCTGTAGATCATTACAATAAAACTGCTGGTTCACTTGAAGCGAGAGTGCTTCCTGCTGCTCGGGAATTCAATAAGCTTGGTATACATGCAAAAAATAAAGAACTAGCCGCTGCAAAAGAGCTGGAGTCTTTACCACGCAGTTTACATGCTGAGGGGTTGAAAGTAGACTAG
- the ubiE gene encoding bifunctional demethylmenaquinone methyltransferase/2-methoxy-6-polyprenyl-1,4-benzoquinol methylase UbiE: MDKSQLVKEVFDSVANRYDIMNDIMSLGMHRLWKEKMVSSVHFKKNSKVLDIAGGTGDIAIRIAKGEPSAQVTVCDINQNMLNRGCDKAINSNQLNFNWVCANAESLPFEDSEFDYYTVAFGIRNFSDRKKALSEAYRVLKPDGKFICLEFAPMHYQNEIFTKFYDLYSFKVIPKIGSIVAKDKSSYEYLVRSIREFPTQTNFKMEIEEVGFRNVEFCNMSYGIVALHIGTK; encoded by the coding sequence ATGGATAAATCACAATTAGTTAAAGAGGTTTTCGATTCTGTAGCTAATCGCTATGACATCATGAATGATATAATGAGTCTTGGAATGCATAGGCTATGGAAGGAGAAGATGGTAAGTAGTGTGCATTTTAAAAAGAACTCCAAGGTTTTGGACATTGCTGGAGGAACCGGAGATATAGCTATAAGAATAGCAAAAGGGGAACCAAGTGCTCAAGTTACAGTATGTGATATAAATCAAAACATGCTAAACAGAGGATGTGACAAAGCTATAAATTCAAATCAGCTCAATTTCAATTGGGTATGTGCAAATGCAGAGAGTTTACCATTTGAAGATTCTGAATTTGATTATTATACAGTAGCTTTTGGTATTCGAAATTTTTCTGACCGCAAGAAGGCTTTAAGTGAAGCATATAGGGTATTGAAGCCAGATGGGAAATTTATTTGCTTGGAGTTTGCCCCTATGCATTATCAAAATGAGATATTCACCAAATTTTATGACTTATACTCATTTAAAGTAATTCCTAAAATTGGCAGCATAGTTGCTAAAGACAAGAGTTCTTATGAATATCTAGTAAGAAGCATCAGAGAATTTCCAACTCAGACTAATTTTAAAATGGAAATTGAAGAGGTAGGCTTTAGGAATGTTGAGTTTTGTAATATGAGCTATGGAATAGTGGCATTACACATTGGAACAAAATGA
- a CDS encoding D-alanyl-D-alanine carboxypeptidase family protein, with the protein MLSKLVTLLLIFIFPFDSYSYQLRTKAKQAVVLDLASDSFIFDHNSSEKMAPSSMSKLMTLYVAFDYLKAGIINMEDKFRVSRKAWERKGSSMFLKEGQSVTVKELLEGITIASGNDACIVLAEGIAGSEENFVAEMNEVARDLNLNDSHFVNSSGWPDEDHFMSAKDLVTLAKRIFTDFPEYYDLFSEQYLTYNNIVQKNKNLLLFHDIGVDGLKTGHTSAGGYGIIASAKRNDRRIFAVVNGLNTEKERIEEAKRLIQYSLNHFHSKKIFAKDSVVEEINIIYGKDKKVPVTVANDVTITYNRKLHDKIKVRIEYKDMVPAPIKKGQEVGKIFVEIPGTEQQTIPVYAANDVQELNYIKKIFRKLF; encoded by the coding sequence ATGTTAAGCAAATTAGTAACTTTGCTATTAATTTTTATATTCCCCTTTGACTCATACTCGTACCAGTTGAGAACCAAAGCAAAGCAAGCAGTCGTTTTAGATTTAGCTTCAGACTCGTTCATTTTTGACCATAATTCTAGCGAAAAAATGGCTCCATCTTCAATGAGCAAGTTAATGACTTTATATGTGGCTTTCGATTATCTAAAGGCTGGAATAATAAACATGGAAGATAAATTTCGAGTAAGTAGAAAAGCATGGGAAAGGAAAGGCTCTTCTATGTTCCTAAAAGAAGGTCAATCTGTGACAGTAAAAGAACTACTTGAAGGGATTACAATTGCCTCAGGTAATGATGCATGCATAGTGCTAGCCGAGGGTATTGCAGGATCAGAAGAGAATTTTGTTGCTGAAATGAATGAAGTTGCACGAGATTTGAATCTTAATGATAGTCATTTTGTCAACTCAAGCGGGTGGCCAGATGAAGATCACTTTATGAGCGCAAAAGACTTGGTAACACTGGCAAAAAGGATTTTTACTGATTTTCCTGAATATTATGATCTATTTTCTGAACAATACTTGACATATAACAACATTGTACAAAAAAATAAAAATCTTTTACTTTTCCATGATATTGGAGTTGATGGTCTAAAGACAGGTCATACGAGTGCTGGTGGTTATGGCATTATAGCATCTGCAAAACGGAACGATAGGAGAATTTTTGCTGTTGTAAATGGTTTAAACACTGAAAAAGAGCGAATAGAAGAAGCCAAAAGACTAATACAATATTCCTTAAATCATTTTCACAGCAAGAAAATATTTGCTAAGGATAGTGTAGTTGAAGAAATAAATATTATTTATGGAAAAGATAAAAAGGTGCCCGTTACAGTTGCAAACGATGTTACCATAACTTATAACCGCAAATTACACGACAAAATTAAAGTGCGTATTGAATATAAAGATATGGTACCTGCACCAATTAAAAAAGGTCAAGAAGTGGGCAAAATCTTCGTAGAAATACCGGGTACTGAGCAACAAACTATACCTGTTTATGCAGCAAATGATGTACAAGAGTTGAATTATATAAAAAAAATTTTTAGAAAGTTGTTTTAA